The sequence GCTGAACACAGGTGTGCAAGAGTTCAACGGAGCGGTGTTTGGCAGCAGAGCAGTAAGTAAATGTTGCATGCGTCGTTGCCTAAGCCTACATGTATAAACCAAACTCTAATCACCGTTCTTGATCAATGCAAATCAATGCACGAGCTTAAGCAAATTTATGCTCTCATAACCACTATTGGCCTCTCCCAAGATGACCCTTTTGTATcaaaaattctttctttctctgcaCTATCTGATTGGGGTGACATCAATTACTCTCACCGGCTATTTTCACAACTTCACAATCCAAAAACCTTCTATTGGAACACAATCATCAGAGGCTACTCGAACAGCAAAAACCCCAATCCTTCTGTATcagtttttattaaaatgttgcGAGTTGGGGTCTCCCCGGATTACTTGACGTACCCTTTTCTTGTAAAGGCTTCCGCACGCCTTTTGAAGCTGGAGCTCGGTGCGGCAGTTCATACCCATGTCCTGAAAACTGGGTTTGAGTCTGATAGGTTTATTCAAAACTCTTTGATTCATATGTATGCTACTTGCAGGGATATCAGATATGCACGCATAGTATTCGATGGAATGCTTACAAGAAACTTGGTTTCATGGAATGCAATGTTGGATGGGTATGCCAAATGTGGGGATGTGATATCTGCGAGGAGAGTGTTTGAATCGATGCCAGAGAGGGATGTTGTGTCGTGGAGCTCTTTGATTGATGGTTATGTTAAGAGTGGGGAGTACCAGGAGGCTATCGTTGtgtttgaaaaaatgtgtgCTGCTGCTTCGGGAACCAAGGCCAATGAGGTGACTATGGTGAGTGTTCTGTGTGCTTGTGCTCACTTAGGTGCACTTGAGCAGGGGAGGATGATGCATCAGTATGTTATCGATAATGGGTTGCCTTTAACTTTAGTCTTGCAAACATCTCTTGTGGACATGTATGCCAAATGTGGGGCGATACCAGAGGCTTTGAATGTGTTTCATGGGGTTCCAATGAGTCGTACTGATGTTTTGATCTGGAATGCAATAATTGGAGGTCTTGCAACACATGGATTGGTCAAAGAGTCACTTGAATTGTTCACCGAAATGCAAATTGTTGGGGTCACCCCGGATGAGATCACATACCTGTGCTTGCTAACTGCTTGTGCTCATGGAGGATTAGTAAAGAAAGCTTGGCATTTCattgattgtcttgttaaacatggCATCACACCTAAGAGTGAGCACTATGCTTGCTTGGTAGATGTGCTGGCTCGTGCTGGTCAAGTAGCAGAGGCATATCAATTTATAAGTCAAATGCCCGTGGAGCCAACAGCTTCAATGTTAGGTGCTCTACTAAGTGGGTGTATGAACCATGGAAAATTAGATCTTGCTGAAATAGTTGGGAGGAAGCTTATAGAGCTGGAGCCAGATCATGATGGTAGATATGTTGGCCTGTCAAATATTTATGCAGCTGAGAAGCGCTGGGATGATGCAAGAACCATGAGAGATGCCATGTTGAGGAGAGGGGTGAAGAAATCTCCTGGTTTTAGTTTTGTGGAGATATTTGGAAACCTTCATAGGTTCATAGCTCATGATAAAATACATCCTGATTCTgaaaaaatttatgtgatgcTGGCGTTTATTATAAGCCAAATTCAACATGATACCAATTATGAAAATCTAGAAAATTGTTTGTATGATATGAAAGATGTTTGAGTATTTTGCTCTTCTTCTGCATAACAAATCTAGTTcataaaacttttattatttatcagatattttatgtgattattgagaaaaaactaaaattttcttgGTAAAGGGATTTGATAGATGATCTTTTGAGTAAAATGCTATGCCGCTATGCTGCTTGCAAGTTCAGACTTGATAGGGGGAGCGGAGAAGGTTAAATGAAGCCTTCCCTACATTTGATCTTTCGTCCCTCATTCTTTTAAGAACCAAGCTCATGTTTTGGGTCTTCACCCAAGAACTTAAAGGATTGTCCAATCATATACTCTGGTACTTCCTGTACTTCCTGTAGGACGTAAAAAAATGAAGCTCCACTTTGCACAAAAAATTCATCATTAAAATTGTACAAAATGCATGTCAGTGGTGGACTAACAGCATTTTGAGTGGGTGTGTGTTAGTGTCAAGAGAATGTATTATGAATTCTCAGTTCCATGTGAGACACACAGATTTGGGTGGTGacgtaaaataaaaacaaaaattggtgACCAATGGAACAAAGCACCTTTCATTGGCACTGGCATGAGGTGAGGGACACTACTTGTGAAATGGTAATTGGATGCTCGAAAGGATTCATCATTTGTACATAACCATACCCAAGTTACCATGGAGAAAATTGTGTGTGATGATCACGTACGGTTGCTCAACTCAACCGGATATACAAATTACAAACCCTGTTTACTTTCAAAGTATTATAGCAAATTATAAAAGTATAGGTCGAAAGATAGGGTAGGCAAAACTATGCAACTGATACCGACTCCAACAAAGCATCCACATATTCCTTAAGCTTCACTTTCGTAATTGCACCTTCCCTCCTGCTTTCTGGAACTTCCTCCCCATTCTTGAAGAGGATCAAAGTTGGCAATCCATAAACTTTGTACTCTTCAATTAGCCCTGGATTTGTATCATGATCTATTTTTACAACCCTCAATCTGTCTCCGTATTCCTAAAGTTATAAAATTACACAtattaatgaataaataattaaatatagaaattactcataatatttatgtaatttgtcaatatttatataaaattaattgggaaaaaattagtttccaaaAAAACATTGACATAAATACTTATTTATTAGTTGTAGAAGTAACATCAATCACATTCATTATCAATTTGTCATGTTGATTTGTGAATTTCATAGCAAATTCATTATCAATTTGTTatgttaatttgaaaatttttatagtaaaatttataataacttCAATATTATTCATTAATCATTATATTACCATATGAGTAATTATTTAGCATGTAGTCCTTTCTCTTGTATATTAATAATGAATTAtgctaattaaattcataattatttGTAGATGCCCATTTTTGACAACAAGCCCAATGGCAGAAAAAACCCAACAATAGGGGAAGGTgagagaaaaaggtaaaagtaaAGTAAATGAGACGTAGAAGCCCAAGAAAAGAGGT comes from Castanea sativa cultivar Marrone di Chiusa Pesio chromosome 3, ASM4071231v1 and encodes:
- the LOC142627613 gene encoding pentatricopeptide repeat-containing protein At5g08305, which translates into the protein MLHASLPKPTCINQTLITVLDQCKSMHELKQIYALITTIGLSQDDPFVSKILSFSALSDWGDINYSHRLFSQLHNPKTFYWNTIIRGYSNSKNPNPSVSVFIKMLRVGVSPDYLTYPFLVKASARLLKLELGAAVHTHVLKTGFESDRFIQNSLIHMYATCRDIRYARIVFDGMLTRNLVSWNAMLDGYAKCGDVISARRVFESMPERDVVSWSSLIDGYVKSGEYQEAIVVFEKMCAAASGTKANEVTMVSVLCACAHLGALEQGRMMHQYVIDNGLPLTLVLQTSLVDMYAKCGAIPEALNVFHGVPMSRTDVLIWNAIIGGLATHGLVKESLELFTEMQIVGVTPDEITYLCLLTACAHGGLVKKAWHFIDCLVKHGITPKSEHYACLVDVLARAGQVAEAYQFISQMPVEPTASMLGALLSGCMNHGKLDLAEIVGRKLIELEPDHDGRYVGLSNIYAAEKRWDDARTMRDAMLRRGVKKSPGFSFVEIFGNLHRFIAHDKIHPDSEKIYVMLAFIISQIQHDTNYENLENCLYDMKDV